One genomic region from Mesorhizobium terrae encodes:
- a CDS encoding GcvT family protein — translation MAGIPTTARVVIIGGGAVGVSALYHLAKAGWTDCVLLEKNELTSGSTWHAAGNVPTFSSSWSLMNMQRYSTELYRGLASEVDYPMNYHVTGSIRLAHSKERMQEFQRAKGMGRYQGMAIEVIGTDDIKARYPFIETHELKGALYDPNDGDIDPAQLTQALAKGARDKGAKIIRFCPVTGVRRDRDEWVVATEQGEIRCEYVVNAAGYRAAEVGKMFGRDVPMMVMSHQYILFEEIPELAAWSREAGHKLPLLRDVDSSYYLRQEKNGMNLGPYERNCHAHWATPTDPMPADFSFQLFPDDLERLEWYLNDAIERVPILGTAGLSKVINGPIPYAPDGNPLLGPMPGVPNAFEACVFTFGIAQAGGAGKVLAEWVTEGQTEWDMWSCDPRRFTAFGSAPDYAVAKGMEVYGHEYAIQFPRHVWPAVRDRKLSPLHERLKAMGAQFSAYNGWERATWYARPGDDTSEDSTQTFARSGPWEPRIREECLAVRDAAGILDLPGFSRFRLKGAGARAWLSTLITGVVPKSGRIGLGYFADDNGRIVTEMSIMALEEDTFFLITAAVAQLHDFEWLSKQLPEATEIALQDMTEAFSCQILSGPNSRAILAAVADADLSLPWLSHQSCQIAGRWCQLVRVSFAGELGWEIHTKIEDTAAIFDAVWVAGQKHGLKPFGMYALDSLRLEKGYRAWKGDLSTDYTVLQGGLDRFVKWDKPEFRGKAALLNEKQQGVKKRFVTLVVENPGDCDAPYMSTLWHGGTIVGETTSGGWGYRVDKSIALGMVRADLAVPGTVVEVEIFGERFKAAVQEDKPLWDSENERLRA, via the coding sequence ATGGCCGGAATTCCGACGACCGCGCGCGTGGTCATCATCGGCGGTGGCGCGGTGGGCGTGTCGGCCCTCTACCATCTGGCCAAGGCCGGCTGGACGGACTGCGTCCTGCTCGAAAAGAACGAGCTGACCTCCGGTTCGACCTGGCACGCGGCCGGCAACGTGCCGACCTTCTCGTCCTCCTGGTCGCTGATGAACATGCAGCGCTATTCGACCGAGCTCTACCGGGGGCTGGCGTCCGAGGTCGATTATCCGATGAACTATCACGTCACCGGCTCGATCCGGCTGGCGCACAGCAAGGAGCGCATGCAGGAGTTCCAGCGCGCCAAAGGCATGGGCCGCTACCAGGGCATGGCGATCGAGGTCATCGGCACCGACGATATCAAGGCACGCTATCCTTTCATCGAGACGCACGAGCTGAAAGGCGCGCTCTACGACCCCAATGACGGCGACATCGACCCCGCCCAGCTCACCCAGGCGCTGGCCAAGGGCGCGCGCGACAAGGGTGCCAAAATCATCCGCTTTTGCCCGGTGACGGGCGTGCGCCGCGATCGCGACGAATGGGTCGTGGCGACCGAACAAGGCGAAATCCGCTGCGAATATGTCGTCAACGCCGCCGGCTACCGCGCAGCCGAAGTCGGCAAGATGTTCGGCCGCGATGTGCCCATGATGGTGATGAGCCATCAATACATCCTCTTCGAGGAAATTCCCGAGCTTGCCGCCTGGTCGAGGGAAGCAGGACACAAATTGCCGTTGCTGCGCGATGTCGATTCTTCCTACTATCTGCGCCAGGAAAAGAACGGCATGAACCTCGGCCCGTATGAGCGCAACTGCCACGCGCATTGGGCCACACCCACCGATCCGATGCCGGCCGACTTCTCGTTCCAGCTTTTCCCCGACGATCTTGAGCGGCTGGAATGGTACCTGAACGATGCCATCGAACGCGTACCAATCCTGGGCACTGCAGGCCTTTCGAAGGTCATCAATGGCCCGATCCCCTACGCGCCGGACGGCAATCCGCTGCTCGGGCCCATGCCCGGCGTGCCCAACGCGTTCGAGGCTTGCGTGTTCACCTTCGGCATCGCCCAGGCCGGCGGCGCCGGCAAGGTGCTGGCCGAATGGGTGACCGAAGGGCAGACCGAGTGGGACATGTGGTCTTGTGACCCGCGCCGCTTCACCGCCTTTGGATCGGCGCCAGACTACGCCGTCGCCAAGGGCATGGAAGTGTATGGGCACGAATATGCCATCCAGTTCCCGCGCCATGTCTGGCCGGCAGTGCGCGACCGCAAGCTTTCGCCGTTGCACGAACGCCTGAAGGCGATGGGCGCGCAGTTCAGCGCCTATAATGGCTGGGAACGTGCCACCTGGTACGCCCGGCCGGGCGACGACACGTCGGAGGACTCGACACAGACCTTCGCACGTTCCGGACCGTGGGAACCGCGCATCCGCGAGGAATGCCTGGCCGTGCGCGACGCCGCCGGCATTCTGGATCTGCCGGGTTTCAGCCGCTTCCGCCTCAAGGGCGCTGGCGCTCGTGCCTGGCTTTCCACCCTGATCACCGGCGTGGTGCCCAAATCTGGTCGCATCGGTCTCGGCTATTTCGCCGACGACAATGGTCGTATCGTCACCGAGATGTCGATCATGGCGCTGGAGGAAGATACCTTCTTCCTGATCACCGCCGCCGTGGCGCAACTGCATGATTTCGAGTGGCTGTCGAAGCAGCTTCCCGAAGCCACGGAAATTGCGCTGCAAGACATGACGGAAGCATTTTCCTGCCAAATCCTCTCCGGGCCGAATTCACGGGCCATCCTGGCTGCGGTTGCTGACGCCGACCTGTCCTTGCCCTGGCTGTCGCACCAGTCCTGCCAGATCGCTGGCCGCTGGTGTCAGCTCGTCCGGGTCTCGTTCGCTGGCGAACTCGGATGGGAAATTCACACCAAGATCGAGGATACGGCGGCCATCTTCGATGCCGTCTGGGTCGCAGGCCAAAAGCACGGGCTGAAACCCTTCGGCATGTACGCGCTCGACAGTCTGCGCCTCGAAAAGGGCTACCGCGCCTGGAAGGGCGATCTTTCCACCGACTACACCGTGCTGCAGGGCGGGCTCGACCGCTTCGTGAAATGGGACAAGCCGGAATTCCGCGGCAAGGCCGCCCTGCTCAACGAAAAGCAGCAGGGCGTGAAGAAACGTTTCGTCACGCTCGTCGTTGAGAATCCCGGCGATTGCGACGCGCCCTATATGTCGACGCTCTGGCATGGCGGGACCATCGTCGGCGAAACCACCTCGGGCGGCTGGGGCTACAGGGTGGACAAATCCATCGCGCTTGGCATGGTGCGCGCCGATCTGGCCGTGCCGGGCACTGTTGTCGAAGTCGAGATTTTCGGCGAGCGCTTCAAGGCCGCGGTCCAGGAAGACAAGCCCTTGTGGGACTCTGAAAACGAAAGGCTACGCGCTTGA
- a CDS encoding helix-turn-helix domain-containing protein: MTEPAAQSDAQTGERFLAADIRALRKTRGLTLTEIALKLGRSVGWVSQVERGLSVPSLGDLRAMADLFDVPLSLFFSHDVPEENERGVVVRAGRRRSLGTSDSGLVEELLSPDLGGSFEMLRSEFAPGAELKKAALRPTEEAGYVVAGTFEIEIDGTWHRLGEGDSFRFAGKPFRWKNPGTVPAVVIWVVSPPVY, from the coding sequence GTGACCGAACCCGCTGCCCAATCCGACGCGCAAACCGGCGAGCGTTTCCTCGCGGCCGACATCCGCGCGCTGCGCAAGACGCGAGGTCTGACCCTGACCGAGATCGCCCTGAAACTCGGCCGCTCGGTCGGTTGGGTCAGCCAGGTTGAGCGCGGCCTTTCGGTTCCTTCGCTCGGCGATCTGCGCGCCATGGCGGACCTGTTCGACGTGCCGCTCAGCCTGTTCTTCAGCCATGACGTGCCGGAAGAGAACGAACGCGGCGTGGTCGTGCGCGCCGGACGTCGCCGTTCGCTCGGTACCAGCGATTCGGGATTGGTGGAAGAGCTGCTGTCGCCCGATCTCGGCGGCAGTTTCGAGATGCTGCGTTCGGAATTCGCGCCTGGCGCGGAATTGAAGAAGGCCGCGCTCAGGCCGACCGAGGAAGCCGGCTACGTGGTGGCCGGCACATTCGAGATCGAGATTGACGGCACCTGGCACAGGCTTGGCGAAGGCGACAGTTTCCGCTTTGCCGGCAAGCCGTTCCGCTGGAAGAACCCCGGAACGGTACCTGCCGTGGTGATCTGGGTCGTTTCGCCGCCGGTCTACTAG
- a CDS encoding NAD(P)H-dependent oxidoreductase: MRVLVVYCHPVPESFCAAVRDAALEGIAGKGCEARLVDLYAENFDPVMRDGERRDYNERAPVDPALAAHIAHLNWAEAIVFIYPTWWYGLPAMLKGWLDRVWAKDVAFSLDAGGRITPLMGHVQKIAVVTTCGAPRWWSHVVGHPGRKTILRGIRALCAKRCKTLFLAHYLMDASTPESRAAFLGQVRQKLQAF, translated from the coding sequence ATGCGGGTACTCGTCGTCTATTGCCATCCGGTGCCGGAGAGCTTCTGCGCTGCCGTGCGCGATGCCGCACTTGAAGGCATCGCCGGGAAAGGGTGCGAGGCACGGCTGGTCGACCTCTATGCCGAGAATTTCGACCCGGTGATGCGCGATGGCGAGCGGCGCGACTACAATGAACGCGCCCCGGTCGATCCGGCACTCGCCGCCCATATCGCGCATCTGAACTGGGCCGAAGCGATCGTGTTCATCTATCCGACCTGGTGGTATGGGCTGCCGGCGATGCTGAAGGGCTGGCTCGACCGCGTCTGGGCAAAGGACGTGGCCTTTTCGCTCGACGCGGGCGGACGGATCACGCCGCTGATGGGCCATGTCCAGAAGATCGCGGTGGTGACGACTTGCGGCGCACCGCGCTGGTGGTCGCACGTGGTTGGCCATCCTGGCCGCAAGACCATTCTGCGCGGCATTCGCGCGCTTTGCGCGAAGCGTTGCAAGACGCTGTTCCTGGCGCACTACCTGATGGACGCCTCGACGCCGGAGAGCCGCGCGGCTTTCCTTGGCCAGGTGCGCCAGAAATTGCAGGCGTTTTGA
- a CDS encoding GcvT family protein, producing the protein MTALPQKARAVIIGGGVSGCSVAYHLAKLGWTDIVLLERKQLTSGTTWHAAGLIGQLRASQNMTRLAKYSADLYVKLEAETEVATGMRQVGSITVALTEERKHEIYRQASLARAFNVDVREISPSEVKEMYPHLNVSDVVGAVHLPLDGQCDPANIAMALAKGARQRGAKIVENVKVTKVHSRDGRVSGVSWAQGDEQGTIETDIVINCAGMWARELGAQNGVTIPLHACEHFYLVTEAIPGLGRLPVLRVPDECAYYKEDAGKMMLGAFEPVAKPWGMDGIREDFCFDQLPEDMDHFEPILEMGVNRMPMLATAGIHTFFNGPESFTPDDRYYLGEAPELSGYWMATGYNSIGIVSSGGAGMALAQWINDGEAPFDLWEVDIRRTQPFQKNRRYLKERVSETLGLLYADHFPYRQMATSRNIRRSPLHEHLKARGAVFGEVAGWERANWFAREGQEREYRYSWKRQNWFGNQRDEHLAVRNGVGLFDMTSFGKIRIEGRDALTFLQRLCANDMDVAPGKIVYTQMLNGKGGIESDLTVSRLSEMAFLAVVPGATLQRDLAWLRKHLTDEFVVITDVTSAESVLCLMGPYARDLIQKVSPNDFSNDRNPFGTWQEIEIGMGLARAHRVTYVGELGWELYVPTDQTAHVFEAIEEAGQDFGLKLCGLHTLDSCRIEKAFRHFGHDITDEDHVLEAGLGFAVKTGKGDFLGRDAVLRRKDAGLDRRLVQFRLTDPEPLLFHNEAIVRDGKIVGTVTSGNYGHHLGGAIGLGYVPCQGETEADVLASSYEIEIAGERFAAEASLKPIYDPKAERVRM; encoded by the coding sequence ATGACCGCACTTCCCCAGAAAGCCCGCGCCGTTATCATCGGCGGCGGCGTATCCGGCTGCTCAGTCGCCTACCATCTCGCGAAACTGGGCTGGACCGACATCGTGCTCCTGGAGCGCAAGCAGTTGACGTCGGGCACCACCTGGCACGCCGCCGGCCTGATCGGCCAGCTGCGCGCCTCGCAGAACATGACGCGGCTCGCCAAATATTCGGCCGACCTCTACGTCAAGCTGGAAGCCGAGACCGAGGTCGCCACCGGCATGCGTCAGGTCGGCTCCATCACCGTCGCGCTCACCGAGGAGCGCAAGCACGAGATCTACCGGCAGGCATCGCTGGCCCGTGCCTTCAACGTCGATGTCCGCGAGATTTCGCCCAGCGAGGTCAAGGAGATGTATCCGCATCTCAATGTGTCCGACGTGGTCGGCGCCGTGCACCTGCCGCTCGACGGCCAATGCGACCCGGCCAACATCGCCATGGCTCTGGCCAAGGGCGCGCGGCAGCGCGGCGCAAAAATCGTCGAGAACGTCAAGGTGACGAAGGTTCATAGCAGGGATGGCCGCGTTTCCGGCGTCTCCTGGGCGCAAGGTGACGAACAAGGCACGATCGAAACCGACATCGTCATCAATTGCGCCGGCATGTGGGCCCGCGAACTGGGTGCGCAGAACGGCGTCACCATCCCGCTGCACGCCTGCGAACACTTTTACCTCGTCACCGAGGCGATTCCCGGCCTTGGCCGCCTGCCAGTCCTGCGCGTGCCTGACGAATGCGCCTACTACAAGGAAGACGCCGGCAAGATGATGCTCGGCGCCTTCGAGCCGGTCGCCAAGCCCTGGGGCATGGACGGCATCCGCGAGGATTTCTGCTTCGACCAGTTGCCCGAGGACATGGACCATTTCGAACCGATCCTCGAAATGGGCGTCAACCGCATGCCGATGCTGGCCACCGCCGGCATCCACACCTTCTTCAACGGGCCGGAAAGCTTTACCCCCGACGATCGCTATTATCTCGGCGAAGCGCCGGAACTATCTGGCTACTGGATGGCCACCGGCTACAATTCGATCGGCATCGTCTCGTCGGGCGGCGCCGGCATGGCGCTGGCGCAATGGATCAATGACGGTGAAGCCCCGTTCGACCTTTGGGAGGTCGACATCCGTCGCACCCAGCCCTTCCAGAAGAACCGCCGCTATCTGAAGGAACGCGTTTCCGAAACACTCGGCCTGCTCTACGCCGACCATTTTCCGTACCGACAGATGGCGACGTCCCGTAACATCAGGCGCTCGCCCCTGCACGAACACCTGAAGGCGCGCGGCGCCGTGTTCGGCGAAGTCGCCGGCTGGGAGCGCGCCAACTGGTTCGCCAGGGAGGGCCAGGAGCGCGAGTACCGCTATTCCTGGAAGCGGCAGAACTGGTTCGGCAACCAGCGCGACGAACATCTCGCCGTCCGCAACGGCGTCGGCCTGTTCGACATGACCTCGTTCGGCAAAATCAGGATAGAAGGCCGCGACGCGTTGACCTTCCTGCAACGCCTCTGCGCCAACGACATGGACGTGGCGCCTGGCAAAATCGTCTACACACAGATGCTGAATGGCAAGGGTGGCATCGAGAGCGATCTCACCGTGTCGCGGCTTTCCGAGATGGCCTTCCTCGCCGTCGTTCCAGGCGCCACCTTGCAGCGCGATCTTGCCTGGCTGCGCAAGCATCTCACCGACGAATTCGTCGTCATCACCGACGTCACGTCGGCCGAAAGTGTGCTTTGCCTGATGGGGCCTTACGCGCGGGATTTGATTCAAAAGGTGAGCCCGAACGATTTCTCGAACGACAGAAATCCGTTCGGCACCTGGCAGGAAATCGAGATTGGCATGGGCCTCGCCCGCGCCCACCGCGTCACCTATGTCGGCGAGCTCGGCTGGGAGCTTTATGTGCCGACCGACCAGACCGCGCATGTGTTCGAAGCCATCGAAGAAGCCGGCCAGGACTTCGGTTTGAAACTCTGCGGCCTGCACACATTGGATTCCTGCCGCATCGAAAAGGCGTTTCGCCATTTCGGGCATGACATCACCGACGAGGACCACGTTCTGGAGGCCGGTCTCGGCTTCGCCGTGAAAACCGGCAAGGGCGATTTCCTCGGCCGCGACGCGGTGCTGCGCAGGAAGGATGCCGGCCTCGACCGCCGTTTGGTGCAATTCCGCCTCACCGATCCCGAACCCTTGCTGTTCCACAACGAGGCGATCGTTCGTGACGGCAAGATCGTCGGAACCGTCACTTCCGGCAATTACGGCCATCATCTCGGCGGCGCCATCGGGCTCGGCTACGTGCCTTGCCAGGGTGAAACGGAAGCGGATGTGCTGGCGTCATCCTACGAGATCGAAATCGCCGGCGAGCGTTTTGCCGCCGAGGCTTCATTGAAGCCGATATACGATCCAAAGGCCGAGCGGGTGCGGATGTAG
- a CDS encoding pyridoxal phosphate-dependent aminotransferase has product MPKPSSRISGITPSGKDGWEVHFAAWQRKEAGEDIIMLSVGDHDFHTPAETVEAGVAALRAGHHHYTQLPGIPALREAMARISTRCTGVETSAEQIIATPGGQASLYAAVQGVLDPGDHAIVVAPYYATYPGTFRAAGADFTVVETRATDGFQPDAKTIEAAVRPNTRAMLINTPNNPTGAVYSRKSLEGIADVCRRHDLWLLSDEVYWTLGGGEHLSPRALPGMAERTLVINSMSKSHGMTGWRLGWLTGPEELVALLISLNLVTTYGLTDFVSRAAIEALNNDYGVDQIAALYARRRKLFLNAVHGMNDVTVRGSEGGMYAMLDISAVEPDDEKFAWAFLENENVGVMPGSSFGDAAAGHIRISLCQPEPVLLEAAERLRRFVSAYRREAA; this is encoded by the coding sequence ATGCCCAAACCCTCTTCCCGCATTTCCGGCATCACCCCTTCCGGCAAGGACGGCTGGGAGGTGCATTTCGCCGCCTGGCAGCGCAAGGAAGCCGGCGAGGACATCATCATGCTCTCGGTCGGCGACCACGACTTCCATACGCCCGCCGAAACCGTCGAGGCCGGCGTCGCCGCCCTGCGCGCCGGTCATCATCACTACACCCAGCTTCCCGGCATTCCCGCCTTGCGCGAAGCGATGGCGCGGATTTCGACGCGCTGCACGGGCGTTGAAACAAGCGCCGAACAAATCATCGCCACGCCGGGCGGCCAGGCCTCCCTCTATGCCGCCGTGCAAGGCGTGCTTGACCCAGGCGACCACGCCATCGTCGTTGCGCCCTACTATGCCACCTATCCCGGCACCTTCCGTGCCGCCGGCGCCGATTTCACCGTGGTCGAAACCCGCGCCACCGACGGCTTCCAGCCGGATGCAAAGACGATCGAGGCCGCGGTGCGGCCGAACACCCGCGCCATGCTGATCAACACCCCGAACAACCCGACCGGCGCCGTCTATTCGAGGAAATCGCTGGAAGGCATCGCCGATGTCTGCCGCCGGCACGATCTGTGGCTGTTGTCCGACGAGGTCTACTGGACGCTCGGCGGTGGCGAACATTTGTCGCCGCGTGCCCTGCCCGGCATGGCCGAGCGCACGCTGGTCATCAACTCCATGTCGAAGAGCCACGGCATGACCGGCTGGCGCCTTGGCTGGCTGACCGGGCCGGAGGAACTGGTCGCCCTGCTGATCAGCCTCAATCTCGTGACGACCTACGGGCTGACCGATTTCGTCAGCCGCGCGGCGATCGAGGCGCTGAACAACGACTACGGCGTCGACCAGATCGCGGCGCTCTATGCGCGGCGGCGCAAGCTCTTCCTCAACGCCGTGCACGGCATGAACGATGTCACCGTGCGCGGTTCCGAGGGCGGCATGTATGCCATGCTCGATATCAGCGCGGTCGAACCGGACGACGAAAAATTCGCCTGGGCGTTTCTCGAAAACGAGAATGTCGGCGTCATGCCCGGCTCTTCCTTCGGCGATGCCGCGGCCGGCCACATCCGCATCAGCCTGTGCCAGCCCGAACCCGTTCTGCTCGAAGCGGCCGAGAGGCTGCGCCGCTTCGTTTCAGCCTATCGACGCGAGGCCGCATGA
- a CDS encoding HAD-IA family hydrolase — MTTLPFPDHAFGAFLFDMDGTILSSIASAERVWAAWALKHGLDVETFLPTIHGVRAVETVRNLNLPGVDVMAEVEALTQAELDDVDGVEAIAGAAAFLGALPPERWAIVTSSPRRLALRRLEATGLPLPRLMITAEDVVNGKPAPDCFLLAAERLGQKPQDCLVFEDAPAGIQAAEAAGAKVMVITATHTHVARTPHPTIPGYGALTPLLDTTGRLTLAATHRTSFQDASV, encoded by the coding sequence TTGACGACCCTGCCCTTCCCAGACCACGCCTTCGGCGCTTTCCTGTTCGACATGGACGGCACGATCCTGAGTTCGATCGCTTCCGCCGAGCGGGTGTGGGCGGCGTGGGCGCTGAAACATGGGCTGGATGTCGAAACCTTCCTGCCGACCATTCACGGCGTGCGCGCGGTCGAGACGGTTCGCAATCTGAACCTGCCCGGCGTCGACGTGATGGCAGAGGTTGAGGCGTTGACCCAGGCCGAGCTGGACGATGTCGACGGCGTCGAGGCCATTGCGGGCGCCGCCGCCTTCCTCGGCGCATTGCCGCCTGAGCGTTGGGCCATCGTCACCTCCTCGCCGCGACGCCTGGCGCTGCGCAGGCTGGAGGCCACCGGCCTGCCTTTGCCCCGGCTGATGATCACCGCGGAAGATGTCGTCAACGGCAAGCCGGCGCCGGACTGCTTCCTGCTCGCCGCCGAACGCCTTGGCCAGAAGCCGCAGGACTGCCTTGTTTTCGAGGACGCACCCGCCGGCATCCAGGCGGCGGAGGCGGCCGGTGCCAAGGTCATGGTGATAACGGCCACGCATACACATGTCGCCAGGACACCGCACCCAACGATCCCCGGATATGGGGCGCTGACGCCGCTGCTGGACACCACCGGCAGGCTCACGCTTGCAGCAACCCATCGAACTTCTTTCCAAGACGCGAGCGTTTGA
- a CDS encoding MFS transporter codes for MDAQPSATATGRVAPPDSVSSLIPVTVACGVFMTSLDQNVVVTALPGIGETLARPPSQLGLLVTAYVASLIIMMPVGAWAADRFGLRNAYCFALVIFGVASALCGIANEMWTLVGARALQGFGGALMGTLGQIVVLQSFPRNRTLKINMYISLAGQSGPLVGPLVGGALTTYISWRWIFFINVPLALAALVLAAALFPASRKPIRTPFDFPGFMLVGAGMVLLVLGMDSLAAKDMAAGLIAGQVLLAVALLGLAIFYLLRARNPVLDLRLLRIRTFRISFLTGGGLDTIGLSSVVFLLPLMFQLGFGMSAVQAGSLTFIAAVGSLLTRFVMPAVLKRFGFRRVLVFNTPIVAALVAGFALIQVTTPVWIVLAYIFIFGVFRSAQWASTGNLSYADIEPEQLARFSALYYILWQLAVAISVGAAAALLSLLAGSEGHASVNDFRVLFVIEGLVTLCALLAYRHLTPKDGAHVSGHGSVSNE; via the coding sequence ATGGATGCACAGCCTTCCGCGACCGCAACCGGCCGCGTCGCCCCACCGGACAGCGTCTCGTCGCTCATTCCGGTCACTGTTGCCTGTGGCGTCTTCATGACCAGCCTCGACCAGAATGTCGTGGTCACCGCCCTTCCCGGTATTGGCGAAACGCTGGCCCGGCCGCCAAGCCAGCTCGGCCTTCTGGTCACCGCCTATGTCGCCAGTCTGATCATCATGATGCCGGTGGGGGCATGGGCGGCCGACCGCTTTGGGCTGCGCAATGCCTATTGCTTCGCCCTCGTCATTTTTGGCGTGGCCTCCGCGCTGTGCGGCATCGCCAACGAAATGTGGACGCTGGTCGGCGCGCGCGCCTTGCAGGGTTTTGGCGGCGCGCTGATGGGTACGCTCGGCCAGATCGTCGTGCTGCAGAGCTTTCCGCGCAACCGCACGCTGAAGATCAACATGTATATCTCGCTGGCCGGTCAGTCGGGGCCCTTGGTCGGACCGCTCGTCGGCGGCGCGCTCACCACCTACATTTCCTGGCGCTGGATCTTCTTCATCAACGTGCCACTGGCGCTCGCCGCGCTGGTGCTGGCGGCTGCCTTGTTCCCGGCATCCCGGAAACCGATCCGAACGCCATTCGATTTCCCCGGCTTCATGCTGGTGGGAGCCGGCATGGTGCTTCTGGTGCTCGGCATGGATTCGCTTGCCGCCAAGGATATGGCGGCCGGTCTGATCGCCGGGCAAGTCCTGCTCGCCGTCGCACTGCTCGGCCTCGCCATCTTCTATCTGCTGCGGGCGCGCAACCCGGTACTCGACCTGAGACTGCTGCGCATCCGCACCTTCCGCATCTCGTTCCTCACCGGTGGCGGCCTCGACACGATCGGCCTGAGCTCGGTCGTGTTCCTCCTGCCGCTGATGTTCCAGCTCGGCTTCGGCATGAGCGCGGTGCAGGCCGGTTCCCTGACCTTCATCGCTGCCGTCGGCTCGCTGCTGACCCGCTTCGTCATGCCGGCCGTGTTGAAGCGTTTCGGCTTCCGCCGCGTGCTGGTCTTCAACACGCCGATCGTGGCGGCACTGGTCGCCGGCTTCGCGCTGATCCAGGTCACGACGCCAGTGTGGATCGTGCTCGCCTATATCTTCATCTTCGGCGTGTTCCGCTCGGCGCAATGGGCATCGACCGGCAATCTCTCCTATGCCGACATCGAGCCCGAACAGCTCGCCCGTTTCAGCGCGCTCTATTACATCCTGTGGCAGCTTGCCGTGGCAATCAGCGTCGGCGCGGCCGCCGCCTTGCTGTCATTGCTGGCCGGCAGCGAAGGCCACGCCTCGGTGAATGATTTCCGCGTGCTTTTCGTCATCGAAGGCCTGGTGACACTGTGCGCCCTGCTCGCCTACCGCCATCTGACGCCGAAAGACGGCGCCCATGTCAGCGGGCATGGGTCGGTGAGTAATGAGTAG
- a CDS encoding nitroreductase, translating to MLAPESRTPKLDETALVDEAIVSRRSVRAFLPDPVDDAVVRDILSVASRAPSGTNMQPWKVYVAKGDVKQRLSDAILNSGIRAEKAEWDEYRYYPDQFFEPYLTRRRANGFGLYGVLGIGRREVDKMRAQHDRNFVFFDAPVGMIFTIDRRLNQGSWIDYGMFLENIMIAARARGLHTCPQAAFAPYHRQIRPVLDISEEEIVVCGMALGHEDTSKPESTFRTDRAPLEEWVKFVE from the coding sequence ATGCTGGCACCGGAAAGCAGAACCCCGAAGTTGGACGAAACCGCGCTCGTGGACGAGGCGATCGTTTCGCGCCGGTCCGTGCGCGCTTTCCTGCCCGACCCTGTCGACGATGCGGTCGTCCGCGACATCCTGTCGGTGGCCTCGCGCGCGCCCTCAGGCACCAATATGCAGCCGTGGAAGGTCTATGTCGCCAAGGGCGACGTGAAGCAGCGGCTGAGCGACGCGATCCTCAATTCAGGCATTCGCGCCGAAAAGGCGGAATGGGACGAATATCGCTATTATCCCGACCAGTTCTTCGAGCCTTACCTGACGCGACGCCGCGCCAACGGCTTCGGCCTCTATGGTGTGCTCGGCATCGGTCGGCGCGAGGTCGACAAGATGCGCGCCCAGCACGACCGCAACTTCGTCTTCTTCGACGCGCCGGTCGGCATGATCTTCACCATCGACCGGCGGTTGAACCAGGGTTCCTGGATCGACTACGGCATGTTCCTGGAGAACATCATGATCGCAGCGCGGGCGAGGGGATTGCACACCTGCCCGCAGGCGGCCTTCGCGCCTTACCACCGGCAGATCCGGCCGGTGCTCGACATCTCCGAGGAGGAGATCGTCGTCTGCGGCATGGCGCTTGGTCATGAGGACACGTCCAAGCCCGAAAGCACCTTCCGCACCGACCGCGCCCCGCTCGAGGAGTGGGTGAAGTTCGTGGAGTGA
- a CDS encoding RidA family protein, which yields MEFINSPAAKAARLPFSQAVRVGDVLYLSGALGNVPGKLELVPGGIEAETRQTMANIETVLKENGLTFADIFKCTVMLADMSQWAAFNRVYLEYFDPDRLPARSAFGANGLALGARLELECMAHMPRR from the coding sequence ATGGAATTCATCAATTCACCGGCCGCCAAGGCCGCCAGGCTGCCTTTCAGCCAGGCCGTGCGCGTCGGCGACGTGCTTTATCTGTCGGGCGCGCTCGGCAATGTGCCGGGCAAGCTGGAACTGGTGCCGGGCGGTATCGAGGCCGAAACACGCCAGACGATGGCGAACATCGAGACCGTGCTCAAGGAAAACGGCCTCACCTTCGCCGACATCTTCAAATGCACGGTCATGCTGGCCGACATGTCGCAATGGGCTGCCTTCAACCGGGTCTATCTCGAATATTTCGACCCGGACAGGCTTCCGGCGCGCTCGGCCTTCGGTGCCAACGGTCTCGCGCTCGGCGCTCGGCTCGAACTTGAATGCATGGCCCATATGCCGCGGCGATAG